DNA from Evansella sp. LMS18:
GTCCGAACTGGATATTCGCGTCCACCAGGATATTATCTTAAATACTTCCACTCTTGTAGACGCTAAAGAAGCGGTTATCGTTCTTCCGGCAAAAACACGTTATGAGCAGGAAGACGGGGGAACCTCTACTTCAACAGAGCGTATGGTATATTTCTCTCCGGAAATACCGGGAAATAAAAACAGAATCGAAGAGGCCCGTGCAGAGTGGAAAATCTATATAGATCTGGCGAAGAGAATAAAACCGGAAACCGCACACCTCGTTGAGTTTGAGAGCGGTCATGAAATCCGTGAAGAAATTGCTAAAGCGAACCCGAATTATGATGGAGTTCAGCACCTTAAAAAACAGGGTGATGTTTTCCAGTGGGGAGGCGCATGGTTATGTGAAGATGGAATCTGCCCTACTCCGGACGGAAAAGGAAATCTGATTCCTGTAGAAATTCCGGATCTTAATAAACAGCCTGGAGATTTCAATCTCACAACGAGACGAGGAAAGCAGTTCAACTCCATGGTCTATAAAGAAACAGATCCAATAAATGGTGCAGAAAGATACGATGTACTGATAAATGAAGAAGACGCAAGAAAACACAGTATTCAGGAAGGCGAAGGCGTTGTTCTGTACAACCAGTACGGAGTATTCCAGGGCCGTGCCAAGTTCGCGGACATCATTAAAGGCAACCTGGGCGTACACTTCCCTGAAGGAAACTTTCTCCTTCCAAAAGGGCGCTACGAGAAGTTCGCTAAGATTCCTGATTACAACGTGGGAGTTAAGCTTGAAAAAGCGGATAAGTTTAACGCCCGCAAGGATACACAATACCTTGAAAAGCGCATTGACGATCTGGAAACAGAAGTCAGCTAAGGGAATCAAAGCTATCAACAGACAGGCATCAGAGTGTAAAAATAAAGCACTGCTGAAAAGGAGACGTCGAAATGTACAATGTAAAGGAAATTCAGCCAGTTACGAAATATGAAGATGGTATGCTGCATGAAATGGAAGATTCGATAGCAACGGAGTACCCGTTAACCGTATACGTTAACGGGGAAGAGTTTGCGACTATGGTTTGCACACCGACAAACATGGAAGAACTTATAGTGGGCTTCCTGGCTTCAGACGGGCTGATTCGTTTTCCGGATGAAATTGAATCTCTTTCAATAGACGAATCAAAAGGCTTTGCATATGTAGATTTAAAAAACAAGTCCATTTCAGGCGAATCGTTTTCAAATAAGCGCTTTATTGGCTCCTGCTGCGGCAAGAGCAGGCAGTTTTATTTCCAGCATGACGCCAAGACAGCTAAAACCATTACAAGCAGAACAACCATTACAGTGGAAAACTGTATTAAGCTGATGCGTGAAATGCAGGAAGGATCCTCCGATTTTCAGGAAACAGGAGGCCTCCACAATACGGCCCTCTGTTCAACTGACGGGGTAATCCTTTCCAGGTCCGATATTGGGCGCCATAATGCCCTTGATAAAATATATGGACACTGCCTGCTAAATAATGTAAGTTTAAAAGAAAAGATCATCGTTTTCAGCGGAAGGATTTCTTCTGAAGTCCTTCTGAAAGTCTCAAAAATCGGAGTAGGAATAATCCTTTCCAAGTCAGCGCCGACAACACTTGCCATCGAGCTGGCGGAAGATCTGGGGATTACTGCTGTAGGTTTCGTTCGCGGCAACAGGTTAAACATCTACAGCCATCCTGATCGGATTATTAACGAAGTTAACTGATCAGTGTTTTTATTCCGCTCCTCTGATGAGACTTATACTGGAACAACATCCAAACGCAGAGAGGAAGGGGTAAAATGAGTGGGCAGAAACTTAAAATTTTTGATTCGTTAGCCCGTCCATTGAAAGATTTGCGAATTTCAGTTACTGACCAGTGCAATTTCAGATGCTCCTACTGTATGCCTGCAGAAATATTCGGTCCGGATTTTCCGTTTTTAAAACAAACAGAGCTGCTGTCTTTCGATGAAATCGTACGTCTCGTACGCCAGTTTGCAAAAATGGGAGTGGAAAAACTCCGCATCACAGGCGGGGAACCACTATTGCGAAAAGACCTTCATCTATTAATCAGGGAGTTAAATAAAGTTGAAGGAATAAAAGATATCGCGCTTACAACAAACGGTGTTTTTCTCCCAAAGCAGGCGGACAAGCTGAGGGCGGCAGGCTTGAAGCGGATAAATGTCAGTCTGGATGCTATTGAAGATGAAGTATTCAAGAAGATGAACGGCCGTAATGTCGGAACCGGACCAGTATTAAAAGGTATCGCGGCAGCGCAAAAAGCCGGGCTTGGCGTAAAAGTAAACACTGTGGTAAAAAAAGGAGCCAACGAATCGCAAATCATTCCTCTAGCTTCTCATTTTAAAGGTTCGGGGGTTGTTCTCCGTTTCATCGAGTTTATGGATGTTGGAAACACGAACGGCTGGAACTACGAAAGTGTTGTAACTAAAAAAGAGATTGTTGAACGGATCAGCGAGGTTTTCCCGCTGGAGACAGCCGATGCCAACTACTATGGCGAGGTCGCGGACCGCTTTGAATATAAGGATGGCACTGGAGAGGTAGGCGTAATCTCCTCCGTATCCGATTCCTTCTGTTCCAGCTGTACCAGGGCGAGGCTCTCAGCTGACGGTAAGCTTTACACCTGTCTCTTCGCCAGCAGCGGTACAGATATCCGGGAGCTGGTGAGAAGTGGTGCGGATGACCAGGAAATATTGGCGAACCTTGTGGCAGTCTGGGAAAAACGGGATGACCGCTATTCAGATGAACGCCAGGAAGAAGCATTGTCCGGAGCTGGAACTGGTTCATCAACTGGGCGGAAACAGCGGCGGAAAATTGAAATGTCTTATATTGGCGGGTAATTTTATAGTGATTGCCGAATGTGGTGATAAGGAAACGGTGCTGCTTTGGAGGCGGCGCCGTTTTTTTGTATGGAAGAAAGGATTTTTTTATAGCAAAACAAATGTCAAATGCTTGAAGAGGGAGCTGATTCACGAAAAGGAGCGTCTAATTCTCGAAAAGGCAGGTTTCATTCTCGAAATCAGGTGGTCAATTCTCGAAGTGGGGATTCATTCTCGAAAAGGAGCGTCTAATTCTCGAAAAGGCAGGCTTCATTCTCGAAGTAAGGTGGTTAATTCTCGAAGTGGGGATCCTACCTGCGAAATCGTAGTGCCAACCTGCGAAACGGACACGTTAACCTGCGAAATAAGGTGTCTTACCTGCGAGATGAGATTCTACCTGCGAAACCGCCGCGCCAACCTGCGAAAATGAAGGTTTTATTTGCGATATCAGTCGGTCAACCTGCGAAACGGTATTTTAACCACATTCACCAAACCCATCCGACAATAAATCACCAACAAAACTTTCCTACCTCATAATCAAAACACCGTGACCTCCCCCTTAAAAGTATTGTAGACTTAATGAAAGAGAATTTTGCAGTTTACACACATTCATCAAAGGAGAGGAGCTTCACTTATGAGTAATATTAAAGCCTATTTGCACGTACGTACGGCGAAGAACCCCGTTTACAGCCCGGACGGCGGCAGCCTTAGTTTTATCACCGATTACACAGGTCTGCCCCAGGCATGGGAAATAAAATCTTCAAAGAGCTGGCCATCACAAATATCTTTTACTGACGAAAGAATTATTTTTCTCAAATACATAACAGGTACGAAAAAGCGTATCATCGGTATGGATGAAGGTGTTAACGAACGGACACAGCTATTTCTCCTGAATGAGGACGGCAGCCTGAAGCCGCTCACAGATTCACCGGACCATATTCATACATACGGAGGGAGCTCTCCGGACGGCGAATGGATAGCCTGGGCGAGCAACAGAAGGCACCCTGCTTTTTTCGACCTCTACATCCAGAACATTAATTCACTTGAGATCAGGAACATATTCACTGGCGAAGGAAATTATAATGTTTTAAAATGGCATCCGGACGGAAATAAACTGCTTATTGAAAAATCTTTCTCGGGGCTTGATAATATACTTGGCATCCTGGACCTGGAGTCAGGAAAAACAGACTGGATTACGGAACGTGAAGGAGAGGCAAAATATGCAGCACCACAGTTCAGCGAGGATGGAAGCAGCCTCTATGTGCTGACAAATAAAGGGGAAGAATTCCTCGGCCTCGCTGCAATAAATCTAATTGAGAAGACGTTAAAATGGCTGGATAAAAGAAACTGGGACCTGGAAGACCTGGTAATGAGTCCTGATAAAAAATTTCTCGCTTATACTGTTAATGAAGGGGGAATATCAAAGGGGACGCTCTACAACCTGGAAGAGGAAAAAACAGAAACATGGGAAACTCCGCAGGGGGTAATTACAGAGCTCGCGTTTTCCCCTGACAGCAGGAAAATCGCTTTTGTCCTTAACGGGGCATCCACCCCATCTGATATCTGGGAACTCAACCTGGACACTATGAAAACAGCAAGGCTTACATATGTTTCCCAGACACCGGCGGTTGAAGAAAAACTTATTGAACCGGAACTTATAAAATACACTTCCTTTGACGGCCTGGAAGTACCTGCTTTTTATTACAAGCCGAAAAATCACCACAAAGGAAAACTCCCTGTTGTCGTGTTCGTCCACGGCGGGCCGGAAAGCCAGATCCGTTCTGTGTACAATCCGTTTCTTCAGTATTTCCTGAGTGAAGGCTATGCTGTCTGCACACCGAATGTGCGGGGAAGCACCGGTTACGGAAAGACGTATACCCACCTGGACGATGTAAGGAAAAGAATGGATTCTGTAAAGGATTTAAATGCCCTTGCAGACTGGCTCGTTAAAGAAGGAGACGCTGATCCTCACAAACTGGCTATTATGGGGCGAAGCTACGGCGGTTTCATGGTGCTTGCATCGATTACACATTATCCGGAAATCTGGTCAGCAGCCATAGATATTGTAGGAATCTCGAGCTTTAAAACTTTCCTGGAAAACACAGGGCCATGGCGGCGCAAATTAAGGGAAGCGGAGTATGGGAGCATTGAAAATGACGGGGATTTCTTCGATGAGATCGACCCTCTGCACCGGACAGCCGACATTACGTGTCCGCTGCTTGTCCTCCATGGAGCAAATGATCCTCGCGTCCCTGTAGAAGAAACGGAGCAGATTGTCGCTGAGCTGGAGGGAAGGAACCATCCTGTATCTTATATCCGATTTGAAGATGAAGGGCATTTTTTCGTAAAGTTAAAAAATAATATAACTGCATACACAGCGTCAGCGGAATTTCTCGATAATTATATAAAAGATTAATCATGGGCGGCCCGCCTGTTCCAGAAGGCGGCCCCCCTTCCTAATAAATAAGGCAGAAGGTGAGTTAGTTGGAAAAAAAGAAAATTATGTTTACCGGCGGCGGGTCTGCAGGGCATGTTACGCCGAATATAGCGATTATCAATCAAATGGATAAAGAAAAATGGGATATCCAATATATCGGATCTCATGAAGGTATAGAGAAAGAACTAATTGGCAAAACAAATATCCCATACCATGGCATTTCCAGCGGGAAGCTCCGCAGGTATTTCAGTTTGAAGAATTTCACCGATATTTACAGGATCCAGTTCGGTTTTCTTCAGGCGAGCAGTATCCTGAGGAAGCAAAAGCCTGACGTTGTTTTTTCAAAAGGAGGGTTTGTAACCGTCCCTGTCGTTATCGCTGCGAGATCACTGCACATTCCGGTTTTCCTTCATGAAAGTGATATTACGCCAGGACTTGCAAATAAAATTGCAAAAAGGTTCGCAACAAGGATTTTCACATCCTTTGATGAAGCGGCAGCCCATTTTCCACAGGAAAAAACAAAGGCTGTAGGAACACCGATCAGAAAGGAATTATTTGAGGGAGATGCTGAAAAAGGCAGGGGTTTCCTCAAGTTTACGAAAGAAAAGCCTGTCCTTGCCATAATGGGAGGGAGCCTGGGGGCCAGAAAGATTAATGAAACAGTAAGAGAAGGGCTTTCCGGTCTTCTGGAACAGTTTCAGATTGTCCATATATGCGGTAAAGGCAATGTGGATGAAAGTCTGGAGGGCACACCAGGGTATAAACAGTTTGAATATGTTCATGATGAGTTGTCTGACATCCTGGCTGCCACGGATTACATGATTACCCGGGGTGGTTCAAATGCCATCTTTGAATTTCTGAATCTCCGTATTCCGATGCTGATTATCCCGTTAACACGGCAGCAGAGCCGGGGCGACCAGATTTTAAACGCCAAGTCTTTTGAAAAGAAAGGCTATGCCTATATGCTTGAAGAAGAAGATTTATCACAGGCGAGTCTGCTTCAAAAGCTGACGGATTTACGTGGTGCGGCTGATGGGATGAAAGAAAAGATGGAAGAAGCAGCCGGGAAAAACACAGTGGAACAAATTATTGAAGAAATAGAAGCTGCTGCAGACAGAAGAAAGGGCGGCCCAAAATAATAGATGATAAAAAAGGAGCCTGAACATAGCTGCTTTCAGTTGCCAGGATTACACCTGCAGCTGTCGCAGCTATAAGGGCTCCTTTTTAATACGGCTAATTTAATTAATTTAGCAAAAGCTAATACCAGTCATTTAGTTCAGCTGACAATCAGTGGTGGACGAGCAGCATCTCCACTGATGAAGTTTCACTTTACTCAAAGAAGGTGTTCAAAATGCTGGTATACATTCTTTTGTTAGCAGGCTTTGTTTTATTAATTAAAGGTGCTGATTATTTCATAGACGGCTCCTCGGGGATTGCCTCCCGGTTTAATGTCTCTCCCCTCATCGTAGGACTTACGATCGTGGCTTTTGGCACAGGCGCACCTGAAGCGACAGTGAGCATTATCGCTGCCCTGGAGGAAAGTGCGGACCTGACAATCGGGAACGTGGTAGGTAGTAACATCCTTAACATTTCTCTTGTAGTGGGGGTTACCGCCTTCATCTTTCCATTGAAGGTTACGAGTTCCACAGTAAGAAAAGAGATTCCGTTTACCTTTTTATCCAGTGTCGCCCTGATTGTCCTTATAAGCGATGTTGTTTTGCAGGACGCCGCCGTTAATGTGATCACAAGAAGTGACGGACTCATTTTTTTACTGTTTTTCTCGATTTTTATGTATTACATATTTGAAGCAGCCCGTAAAAGCAGAGATAAAATTGTGGAGGATTCGGTTCCGAAAAATGAAACAAACGGTGCGTGGGGAAAACTACTGCTTTTAACAGCAGGTGGGCTTGGAGGTATCGTCCTTGGAGGCTATTTAGTTGTGGAAACAAGCACATCCATCGCCTACAGATTCGGCATGAGTGAAACCCTTGCAGGTCTCACGATCGTTGCAATCGGTTCTTCGTTACCTGAGCTTGTTACTTCGGTGGCTGCAGCTCTCAAGAAACAAAGTGAAATAGCTATCGGCAACATTGTCGGAAGTTCTATTTTTAATATTTTGTTTGTTCTGGGGATTGCTTCGGTGATAACACCTCTCCCGGTAGACAGTAAAATATTCCTTGATGCAGCAGTGATGACGCTTCTGACAATAGTTCTTTATATTTTTTCCAGGACACAATGCAACGTGGGCCGGTATGAAGGGCTGGCACTTGTGGGAGCGTACGCTGTTTATCTTGTTTATATCATAATCAGAAATTAACTTCCGTGTCTTCCGTGGATGGCGTCTCACATATGGCAGGCGGACGCATATAAATAAAAGAAGGAGAGGGTCATCTCTCCTTCTTTTCCTGTGTATTAAACTTGAAAGAGTATCCTGTTTTATTCTGCTGCATTTTTGTATTTACTGAGTTTTTCTCCCCTGGACCGGGCTTCTTAGTTTCGCTTTTAAAAACAGGACTTTTAATTTCTGTTTTTTCCTTCCCGCTTTGTTTTACGTTGCCTCCAAGATTGTTGCCAAGGTTCAGGGCTCCGCTCAGTTCCTTAATATCAAGACTGTCGAGACGGAAGGTGAGGTTTTCAAGGACAGGGTCTTTAATATCGACCTGCTCGATTGTAACGTGATATTCCACCTTCTTTTCTCCGGCCTCTTTCAGTAATTTTTCAAGTTCGTTTATCTTTTTATTAAGCTCTTTCAATTCACTGCCTGGGATATTTTGAACTTTGTTGCTTCCGAGGGAACTTAAAAAAGAAAAAAGTCCCAATTTGCTATGGCACCGGCCATTTACAGGCAGTATATTTGGAACAGCTCAGGCCTGAAGGGTTCACATAAATGCCACTGCTTAAACAGGAATATGATAGAATGATTTCTGTTCTCAAGTGGTCCACTTCCCTTCTGAGCATTGTTTTAAAATCCCGGCAGCTGTTCCGGAGCAATTATCTCTCTGGATAGCCTGGCAGTTTATTATATATATATTCAAAGACATCTAATTTATTAACTGGAGGGACGAGAATGGATTGGAAAAGCTTTGATCCCTTGAAAAGTTTCCTTCCGAAAATCAATCCGGCCGAGAATAATATGGTGCCTGGCATTGATGAATATATTCAAAAGGTTCTGTCTCAGTATTTGGGATCAGCGGGTATAGGCCAGCCAGCTGGCGGCAATACGGATGAGGCAGAAAACCCGGAGCAGCCTTCCAGGCCTGTGGCAGAAGAATCTCCTCCAGTGCCCGCCGAAGAGGTTATCCAACAGGAACCAAAGCCGAAACTGATTGATATTCATGGGTTTATTATTATTCAGATTGAAATCCCATCCTATATTGATGTAAATCATCTGAATGTAGATTATGATTCAACAAGGGTTGTTATCACTGGGCTTTATCCGGATGATGAGCCTCTGGAGATAAGGCTGCCATATCTTGTCCGGAGAAAGGCCGGGAAAGCTATTTTCAAAAAAAATATCCTGGAAATTAGGCTGATTAAGCAGGAGGATGAACATATGGTTCAGCTGCCAATCAGAAGAAAATAAGCTGCAGGATTGCCCTGCAGCTTATTGCTTATTCATAGGAAAGTGGTATATCTCCGAAGTTGTATTGTGTCTCCTTCGGTATGTTTACCTCAAGTATCTGGTTTTTTACAACTGCTGCTGCTCCCTGGGTGATTCCCAGGCATGGAAGTTCAATGATTTCCGGCCCCTGGTTGGGCAGGCCTTCGATCCTCAGCTGATTTGCCGCATGCAACAGGCGGAGCTGCTTAGGATGGACATGGGGGGGAAGCAGCACTCTTACGATAATATGATAATGGCCTTCAAAAAGCTCCTTCTGTAACTGGATAGCTTGCTGTTTTGCAGGAGGGTGTCCCTGCTGTGCAGGAGGATGAGGCTGAGCCGGAGACGGCGGTTGTTGTGCCCCCTCCCTGTTCATGTCAGGCACCGCCTGGCTTAGTATATTATGGACGTATTCTTCTATCCATTTTGGATCCTTTGCAGACATGCCATAAAAAGGGTTATTCATAAAGTTTTTGTTCTTGAAGATGTTCTGAAAGTTATCCCAGTCAATGTTTCCGGCAGGAGGTTTATTGGTTGTCACTGGATCACTCCTTTCTGAACGGTCAGTATACTGCTTTATGGTCTAATCATATTAATTAAATCCTTAAAATAGAATATAAGTACGGTAATTAAAGGGAGGCTGAGCATGGTTTTAAAAATCAATTTAAAAGGACTGCAGATTAACCAGGTGACAAGCAGTTCAGGACTGTTTTCGGGGAAAAATCTGCATATAAACTGGAAAAGCACTTCAAAAAGGAATGAAGCATTCGGAAGTATTAATGGACAGGGGAATCAAAGTATGAATAATCATAATGTAATTTTCGATAATGATTATGTTGATGTTTACCAGGACAAAAAAATGTAAATACATTCTCCAGGAACAATCATTCAGGACAGCCAAGATCTACTAATTCAGCCCTGGCCCATTGTGTAATACAGGAGGCGATGATATGAACGGGAAAGGATTTCATTCTCCGGTATTTTATATAGGCAGTATCCGGATAGGCACTGTTGAAGGGGCATCAAGCGTAAACATTGGCCACACTACAAATGCAGGATTTAAAAGTGAAAAAAAACATAACCAGGGTTTCGGTTCAGTAAGCGGGGACAATAATCAGTTTCATGAAGCGAGGACACTGCTTGATGATGCCGATACCCTTGATATGTTCAGCAGCGGGCCAGATGGTGAAATCCCTGACTGGCTGAAGGAAAGGATAATCAATTCAATGGAAAATGGAGGTATGGAAATAAACCAGGGGACCTCTTCCTCTCCCAACAATACTGAGCAAGAGGAAGAGAACAAAGAAGAAAACGCTGATAAAGGCTCCTGATATAATTTTTGCCTTTACAGCGTCTGTGTCATGATCCCTGGCTTATAGTCCTGATCGTTTATTGGCGAGTCGATCACATCATTGTCTTCCACAATATTAAAGGAGTTAGCAAGACCGTTTCTGCCAGTGACAACCCCGTTTCCGTTGTTTCTTTTGCCGTGAGAGCTCCAGGCATCCTGGTTGTTTTCCCCTACACTTATAGCTGACCCGTTTGTTATCGCCGTTACATTTAAAGCTTCGAAATCCACTCTTGTTGTCCCATCCCCCGGTGCTTTTGCACTTATGAAAATATCTCTGTCGTCAATGGGGCAGTCAATAAAATCGTTATCACTGACCCTGTTTGTATTTCCGACAAGCAGGGAACTGCTTGCTGAGCCGAAGCCGTTATTCGTTTTGGAGAAGGAACTCCAGCCATTTGCCGTGTTGTTTCCGGAAAATATTCCCGATCCGTCAGTGACGCTGGTGACATTGAAGTTTTCAAATTTAACTTCGACCTGCAAAGTATAAACTCCCCCTGTTAAACCTGCTGATTCTGTAGCCCTGGCTTAATATCCTGGTCGTTTACAGGTGCATCAATCACATCAGGATCAGCAGCGATATTTATGTTATTTACTGAGCCGTTCATCCCTAAAAATTGTCCGTTCCCATACGCGAATTTAGCGTGCCCATCCCAGCCAACGGAATTATTCGCTCCTACAAATAAACCTGATGTGTTACTCTGTGAATTGATGTTCACAGCTGCAAAATTAACTGCTACTGCCATACAGGATCCACCCTTCTCTTTTTTTATACCTATGCAATTGTCCGTAAACCCCCTACTGATTGAAAGTTCACTTTATAATTGCTGATTCTGCAGCCCTGGTTTAATATCCTGATCGAATACCGGCGCATCGATGATATCGGAATCAAGCAATATATTCACATTATTAGCGGTGCCGTTTATCCCCAAAAACTGGCCGTTGCCCATACTGAACTTCGCATGGGAGTCCCAGCCTACTGTATTATTAATACCTACGAAAACACCTGCTCCATTAGACTGTGAGTTCACATTTATCGCCAGGAAGTTAATTACAACCGCCATCAATAACCTCCCCCAAAAATCTGTCTTCGGTTACTTAGGCATAATTACTTGCTAAAGCTCCTTACCGTTTAATATATTCAGCAAAAGCGGAGATGTGAGATATTTAGGGTAAATTAAAGAGTTCATCTAAACAAAGGGAACAGAGGTGAATATATAAATAAATAGGAGGTTTCTGAGGAGGGGAGGGAGTCAGAGTGCCTGAGGAATTAATTGACGTTATCGGCAACTGGATAGAAAATTTCGGGGCAACTCTTGGGGCAATTGGGGAGACCAGGCTAATTGCCGGAGAAGATGACTTTGCTCATATCCTTGTGATTCTTGGTAATGGTAATCAGTCCCTTGGGAACGTTATTCAGGGGCTGGTAGAAAGAGAGGATGTAAATGCCTGGCTTGGAAACTGGCTCCAGGCCGGAGGGAATGCTTCTATCTCTGCAACAGAATATGAATTATTAAAAGGAAGACTCGATGAAACAACAGGTATTTATAATAAGATATATGGAGATGTTACCCAATCAGTAGGGGCTTTTCTCGCGGCCCTTGGGAGACTGGACGATCAGCCGAAGCGGGTAATCGGAAATGTAATACAGTCTCTAGGTGCAGCGTTAGGGGCAATAGGCAGCTTGTACGTTTTGAATAATGAAGAACTTAAGGGCCAGCAGTTGCAGGCAGTGGGAGGCTGGCTGCAGTCTATCGGTACTGCTCTCC
Protein-coding regions in this window:
- a CDS encoding undecaprenyldiphospho-muramoylpentapeptide beta-N-acetylglucosaminyltransferase, coding for MEKKKIMFTGGGSAGHVTPNIAIINQMDKEKWDIQYIGSHEGIEKELIGKTNIPYHGISSGKLRRYFSLKNFTDIYRIQFGFLQASSILRKQKPDVVFSKGGFVTVPVVIAARSLHIPVFLHESDITPGLANKIAKRFATRIFTSFDEAAAHFPQEKTKAVGTPIRKELFEGDAEKGRGFLKFTKEKPVLAIMGGSLGARKINETVREGLSGLLEQFQIVHICGKGNVDESLEGTPGYKQFEYVHDELSDILAATDYMITRGGSNAIFEFLNLRIPMLIIPLTRQQSRGDQILNAKSFEKKGYAYMLEEEDLSQASLLQKLTDLRGAADGMKEKMEEAAGKNTVEQIIEEIEAAADRRKGGPK
- the moaA gene encoding GTP 3',8-cyclase MoaA gives rise to the protein MSGQKLKIFDSLARPLKDLRISVTDQCNFRCSYCMPAEIFGPDFPFLKQTELLSFDEIVRLVRQFAKMGVEKLRITGGEPLLRKDLHLLIRELNKVEGIKDIALTTNGVFLPKQADKLRAAGLKRINVSLDAIEDEVFKKMNGRNVGTGPVLKGIAAAQKAGLGVKVNTVVKKGANESQIIPLASHFKGSGVVLRFIEFMDVGNTNGWNYESVVTKKEIVERISEVFPLETADANYYGEVADRFEYKDGTGEVGVISSVSDSFCSSCTRARLSADGKLYTCLFASSGTDIRELVRSGADDQEILANLVAVWEKRDDRYSDERQEEALSGAGTGSSTGRKQRRKIEMSYIGG
- a CDS encoding spore germination protein, translating into MVLKINLKGLQINQVTSSSGLFSGKNLHINWKSTSKRNEAFGSINGQGNQSMNNHNVIFDNDYVDVYQDKKM
- a CDS encoding calcium/sodium antiporter, with the protein product MVYILLLAGFVLLIKGADYFIDGSSGIASRFNVSPLIVGLTIVAFGTGAPEATVSIIAALEESADLTIGNVVGSNILNISLVVGVTAFIFPLKVTSSTVRKEIPFTFLSSVALIVLISDVVLQDAAVNVITRSDGLIFLLFFSIFMYYIFEAARKSRDKIVEDSVPKNETNGAWGKLLLLTAGGLGGIVLGGYLVVETSTSIAYRFGMSETLAGLTIVAIGSSLPELVTSVAAALKKQSEIAIGNIVGSSIFNILFVLGIASVITPLPVDSKIFLDAAVMTLLTIVLYIFSRTQCNVGRYEGLALVGAYAVYLVYIIIRN
- a CDS encoding S9 family peptidase, coding for MSNIKAYLHVRTAKNPVYSPDGGSLSFITDYTGLPQAWEIKSSKSWPSQISFTDERIIFLKYITGTKKRIIGMDEGVNERTQLFLLNEDGSLKPLTDSPDHIHTYGGSSPDGEWIAWASNRRHPAFFDLYIQNINSLEIRNIFTGEGNYNVLKWHPDGNKLLIEKSFSGLDNILGILDLESGKTDWITEREGEAKYAAPQFSEDGSSLYVLTNKGEEFLGLAAINLIEKTLKWLDKRNWDLEDLVMSPDKKFLAYTVNEGGISKGTLYNLEEEKTETWETPQGVITELAFSPDSRKIAFVLNGASTPSDIWELNLDTMKTARLTYVSQTPAVEEKLIEPELIKYTSFDGLEVPAFYYKPKNHHKGKLPVVVFVHGGPESQIRSVYNPFLQYFLSEGYAVCTPNVRGSTGYGKTYTHLDDVRKRMDSVKDLNALADWLVKEGDADPHKLAIMGRSYGGFMVLASITHYPEIWSAAIDIVGISSFKTFLENTGPWRRKLREAEYGSIENDGDFFDEIDPLHRTADITCPLLVLHGANDPRVPVEETEQIVAELEGRNHPVSYIRFEDEGHFFVKLKNNITAYTASAEFLDNYIKD
- the fdhD gene encoding formate dehydrogenase accessory sulfurtransferase FdhD, coding for MYNVKEIQPVTKYEDGMLHEMEDSIATEYPLTVYVNGEEFATMVCTPTNMEELIVGFLASDGLIRFPDEIESLSIDESKGFAYVDLKNKSISGESFSNKRFIGSCCGKSRQFYFQHDAKTAKTITSRTTITVENCIKLMREMQEGSSDFQETGGLHNTALCSTDGVILSRSDIGRHNALDKIYGHCLLNNVSLKEKIIVFSGRISSEVLLKVSKIGVGIILSKSAPTTLAIELAEDLGITAVGFVRGNRLNIYSHPDRIINEVN